Below is a window of 'Nostoc azollae' 0708 DNA.
TCTGAGCAAAGGGTTCTTCAGTCTTTTCCCCTAAACCAGCAATAAAACTAGATTGTAATGCCAAAGCATCTATTTGGGCTTACAATCTAGTTTTATTGCTTCTAGCTGCTGAATTTATCTTGTCAACTGTGCTACTCGTTCTGCCACTGCTTCAGTAGTATAAATGCTATCAATGCTTACTCCCAGCAACCGCACTCCTACCTTACCAGTACCGCTTACCCTTACAGACTCCATTTCCAGAGTTATAGGTAATGGTGTAATTAATAACTCCTGTTCTTCTCCCGTTCAAGAGATTACACCTCGTCTTGTCACTAAAGCTTTGTCACCATACACTGTGACAGCAAAAATCTTGCTTTGTACTGTTTTGTGCCAAGATGATAATTACGGGTTAGTCATTACCAAATTTATCCCCCCATTTTTATCAGTTATCAGTTACCATTCATCAGATACCAGTTATTACTGACGCCTGTTACCTAATTACCTGATCTAATGGTGATGCTGGTGAATTGTCAATGATTTCCGATTTTATCGTCAAGCTTTGTAAAATTCCAGTATAGAATTCATTCTGGAAGTTTAGGAACCGGAGTAGTTGGAAGAGCAATATCTTCTAGGTCCACAATCTTCTTTGCCGCCTCTAGCAGATACTGATAATAAGTGCGAGCGACAATAGATAACTGCTTGCCTGCTGGGTGAGCTATGTACCAAGTCCGCTTAATGGGAAAATGCTGCATATCCAAAATACTGAACTCGTGAGCATCTGTCAATAAAGTGTGACGAGATAAAACCGAAACTCCCAGCCCTCCAGCTATTGCTTGTTTAATCGCTTCATTACTCCCTAATTCCAACTTCACCTTCACCTTGATGCCATGTTCATCTAAAAGGGACTGCACAGCACGGCGTGTACCTGAACCTGGTTCGCGCATAATAAACGGTTCATTTGCCAGTCGTTCAATGGGAATATTTTTTTCCTGTGCCAAAGGATGATTCACAGGTGCAAAAACCACCAAAGGATTTTCTAAAAATGCTTCAAAACTGACATCTACATGATCTGGAACCTGACTCAGAATATACAAGTCATCCATATTACCAATCATTCGTTCCAAAATTCGTTCATGATTCGTAACTTGCAGCGAGATATCAATTCCCGGATAAAGTTGGCAAAACTGACCCAACAAACGCGGAATAATATATTTTGCTGTGGTAATTACTGCCAATCGTAATTGACCTTGTTTCAGCCCTTTTAAATCTGCCACCTTCATTTCAAACTGGGATATAGTCTCAAAAATCTGGCGACAAGTAGCAAATAACTCCCGTCCCGCTTCCGTCAAAAATAACCGCTTCCCCACCTGCTCAAATAATGGCAACCCTACCGATTTTGTTAGCTGCTTGATTTGCATAGAAACGGTAGGTTGGGTGAGAAATAATTCTTCAGCAGCACGAGTAAAGCTACCGTGCCGTGCAGCGGCCTCGAACACCTTCAACTGGTGCAGCGTCGCTTGGTTCAAGGTGATTCTCCTCTAATAGCAATTCGTAAACATATATTTAGTATCACTGCACACTAGCCTATTATGTAGTATCACACATACCAAGTTATAAGTCTAAGCATAGATAAATATCTATTTTCGCTATCAGAAGTGCGGTATTGGACTTATGGAATTGAGAGGTTATCATCAAAACAACACAAAACGTAAGATGCCTTCCAACCTAAGATGAATGTTGAATATCCAAATTATTGATTATTCACCATTCATCATTCATCCATCCAAAGTTCTTCTTTAACTTTTACAGGTAATTTAGCTAAATCTGGTAACTCCACTGCCACTGCATCCACAATCTTATCCTTGATATTCAAGGGAATATTTAAGGGTTGACGTTCTTCCACCCAACAATTAGCTACTGGTAAGGTTTGTTCCAACTCATCCAAAGGTCGAGGAATCACCATGACTGCGTTCAACTCCCCAATCCTTTCTGCTTCAAACATTCCGGCCTCTACTGCTACAGCGACGTTAGCAACAGAACCACGAATAATGGCCGTACATAAACCAGCCCCTATTTTTTCATAGGAAGCTAAATGTACATCTGCTGCTTTGAGCATGGCATCACAAGCACCAACCATAGCTGGAAAACCACGAGTTTCCACCAAACCAATAGCTTGATTACTCAGACGGCTGTAACTGGCATCCTCTATCATTTGACTCAAGCGATTGATAGGCAGAACTATATCTAAATTGGGATAAGGTCGGGGAATGACTAAGCTAGAAACCAACTGTCCAAACTGTTCCGCTGTTTGTACGCCAGCTTCTACAGCTAGACGCACATCAGCAATTCCACCCCGGACAATAGCTGTACAGTGACCACTACCAATCTTTTCATAGCCTACTAAGTGGACTCCAGCCGACTTTAACATCATGTCAGCCGTTCCAACTATAGCTGGAAAGCTGAGGGCCGATACTAAACCCAAGGCAGTATCCTTGAGATTGTCGCGGCGAAGTGATGCCTGGATGGTGCTAAGAGAGCGTTGATTGTATGTTTCCATCATGAATTCACCAGGATACTTCCAAAGAAAGACAACTAACAATTAACACTTACTCTGAAGAATTGTCAGAGTTTTCGTCGCTCAAGGATTGCCGATGGGGAAACAATGTAATCAAGAGTCTGTTAATACTTCCTTGTCCATATATCTGTGTCCCAAAAGTGTTATTGGGTTCAGTGTTAGCTGAACTGGGTTCGGATTCTTGAGAGTGAGTTTCTGGAGAACCTGGGAGAGTTGTTTCTGTTGTGATGGAGTCAGTAACCAGGGGCGTTTCTGCAACTGGAGGCGACTGGCTTTTAGGAGTTGGAGAAGGTGGAGATAGGGAAGTAGATTGTTGTTTAAAACCTATAAAGGCCGCAGCAGAGAATTGAGTAGTAGTAATTACTTTTTTCTCTGGTTGTTGCTCTGGGGGATTTGTAGAAGTGGTGTTTGTGGAAGTTGGCTCTTCATGTAAATTTTGATCAATCTGCCGACTGTTATCTCCCAAAACGGAACCTGATGGTATGACTTGTTCAGGTGCTACGGAACAGTTAAATACTGTTGTAGCTGCACCAATACAAGCATTAGCACCGATTTTACCAGGGCCAACCATCAAAAACCCCGCTCCCAGGTTTGCTCCTGCTTCTACTTCTAGGATACCCTCATTGACTTGGAGAATTGACCCCATGCCAATACAGGCCCCAGGACCAATAATAATTTTACTGTTGGCAGCTGCTTGGAGTATTACCCCTGGAGCAAGTACCGCGCTCTTATCAATATTTACCTCGCCACTAATATACTTATCAAAATTGTCCCTGAGGCGAAGCAACGGCACAGACATGGAATTTATTACCTCAGAAGCCGGAAGAATGAGTATTGAAAATTAATTTGAGATGGGGACTAGGGACTGGGGACTAGGGACTGGGGATTGGGGACTGGGGATTGGGGACTAGGGACTGGGGATTGGGGACTGGGGACTAGGGACTGGGGATTGGGAATTCTTCTCTTTTTTACCTTATTCCTGAATTTTTATCACCTATCACCTATCACCTATCACCTATCACCTATCACCTATCACCTATCACCTATCACCTATCACCTATCACCTATCACCTATCACCTATCACCTATCACCTGTCACCTGTCACCTGTCACCTAAATTATGGACGTTGGATGATTGCTTCCAACACGCGGCGTTTGGCTACGGGGTCGATTCCGATTAAACGCACGTATTCACCTGCATATTCAGAGATAACAGCTTCTAGTGCAGCGAGCACATCTCTTTCAGATGTAGCCTGAATTTGACCGCAGCTTACCCAAGAGCCTGTACGGAAACGACGTTGGTCTACGTGTTCAACACTAATCTTAAAACCACCTGTTAACAACTGTTTCAGTTGGTCTACTACTTCGGTACTCAAGCGGGTGCTAGTTGCAGTGGCACTTGCAGTTGCACCACTGTATAAAGTACCTGATGTTTTAGCACTACCGGAGGATACTACTTGACCGTTAGGACGTTGGATAATTGCTTCCAATACACGACGTTTGGCTTTGCTGTCAATGCCAATTAACCGCACATATTCGCCTTGATGAGAAGTCATGCATTCTTCCAAAGCAGCAACTACATCATTAGCTGAGGTTGCCTCAATAGGGTTACAGCTTTGCCAAGAGCCTGTACGGAAACGACGTTGGTCTACGTGTTCTGTACCAATTTTGTAACCATTAGCTAAGAGCTGGCGAATTTGGTTCACTGTTTCAGCACTGAGGCTGCCACTAGCAACTGCACCGTTACTGTTACCATTACCGTTGTAGCTGCTGTAAGATGCAGCAGGAGTTTTAAAACTAGATGTACTTGTAGCTACTACACCATCAGGACGTTGGATAATAGTTTCTAATACCCGTTTTCTGCCGTTGTCAATGCCGAACAAACGCACGTACTCGCCACTGTGGTCTATTAGACAAGATTCCAATGCTGTGATCGCTTCTCCTAATGATCTGGTTTCAATAGGCTGGCAGCTTTGCCAAGA
It encodes the following:
- a CDS encoding LysR family transcriptional regulator, with the translated sequence MNQATLHQLKVFEAAARHGSFTRAAEELFLTQPTVSMQIKQLTKSVGLPLFEQVGKRLFLTEAGRELFATCRQIFETISQFEMKVADLKGLKQGQLRLAVITTAKYIIPRLLGQFCQLYPGIDISLQVTNHERILERMIGNMDDLYILSQVPDHVDVSFEAFLENPLVVFAPVNHPLAQEKNIPIERLANEPFIMREPGSGTRRAVQSLLDEHGIKVKVKLELGSNEAIKQAIAGGLGVSVLSRHTLLTDAHEFSILDMQHFPIKRTWYIAHPAGKQLSIVARTYYQYLLEAAKKIVDLEDIALPTTPVPKLPE
- a CDS encoding BMC domain-containing protein, which gives rise to METYNQRSLSTIQASLRRDNLKDTALGLVSALSFPAIVGTADMMLKSAGVHLVGYEKIGSGHCTAIVRGGIADVRLAVEAGVQTAEQFGQLVSSLVIPRPYPNLDIVLPINRLSQMIEDASYSRLSNQAIGLVETRGFPAMVGACDAMLKAADVHLASYEKIGAGLCTAIIRGSVANVAVAVEAGMFEAERIGELNAVMVIPRPLDELEQTLPVANCWVEERQPLNIPLNIKDKIVDAVAVELPDLAKLPVKVKEELWMDE
- a CDS encoding transferase, producing MSVPLLRLRDNFDKYISGEVNIDKSAVLAPGVILQAAANSKIIIGPGACIGMGSILQVNEGILEVEAGANLGAGFLMVGPGKIGANACIGAATTVFNCSVAPEQVIPSGSVLGDNSRQIDQNLHEEPTSTNTTSTNPPEQQPEKKVITTTQFSAAAFIGFKQQSTSLSPPSPTPKSQSPPVAETPLVTDSITTETTLPGSPETHSQESEPSSANTEPNNTFGTQIYGQGSINRLLITLFPHRQSLSDENSDNSSE
- a CDS encoding ribulose bisphosphate carboxylase small subunit, translating into MVVRSTAAPPTPWSRSLAEPDIHQTAFVHSSCNLIGDVHLGQNVIIAPGTSIRADEGTPFFIGENTNIQDGVVIHGLEQGRVIGDDGKNYSVWVGKDASITHMALIHGPAYVGESCFIGFRSTVFNARVGAGCIVMMHALIQDVEIPPGKYVASGSIITMQQQADRLPDVQAQDQQFAHHVVGINQALRAGYRCVEDIKCIAPIRDELNLSGDRSYTSIIVDELERSSEVASKLGAEIVDQVRYLLNQGYKIGTEHVDQRRFRTGSWQSCQPIETRSLGEAITALESCLIDHSGEYVRLFGIDNGRKRVLETIIQRPDGVVATSTSSFKTPAASYSSYNGNGNSNGAVASGSLSAETVNQIRQLLANGYKIGTEHVDQRRFRTGSWQSCNPIEATSANDVVAALEECMTSHQGEYVRLIGIDSKAKRRVLEAIIQRPNGQVVSSGSAKTSGTLYSGATASATATSTRLSTEVVDQLKQLLTGGFKISVEHVDQRRFRTGSWVSCGQIQATSERDVLAALEAVISEYAGEYVRLIGIDPVAKRRVLEAIIQRP